The following proteins are co-located in the Leptospira weilii genome:
- a CDS encoding glycosyltransferase family 4 protein, with product MKKKEYSKNIIHTIRIGVDARPFSTPVSGVGKMIHSVLFDLGKDTSFEFYLFSHKDIHPSYANLLDLPGIRFVKGEGFFSKRGGLYFAIALPLQLRKMRLDLFWGTQQVFPPFLSRKTATILTYNDLVAYRFPNTMRTLARIQQKFYLARSIKRADKLLPISESTRNEVAEFFHVPLEKMQVVYPGIELSEFKGLLKKKPGYRVDSLPKKFFLSVSTVEPRKNYQFLYNAYVEYSKFVKLNRRLSWVIGGKAGWEDPKFIETLRSPESRALGIIWIESPTDVELAHMYERCVLFLFSSLYEGFGIPLLEALSLQKPAIVTDLSVFREIGGDKIQYLKLEEKLWTLALLNFSKKPYLGKKVDIRKFYRSAAAKTVSDQIREVLKSKNLV from the coding sequence ATGAAAAAAAAAGAATATTCAAAAAATATAATTCATACAATTAGAATCGGCGTAGATGCCAGGCCTTTTTCTACTCCCGTTTCCGGTGTGGGCAAGATGATTCACAGCGTTTTGTTCGACTTGGGGAAGGATACGAGCTTTGAGTTCTATCTTTTCTCCCACAAAGATATTCATCCGAGTTACGCAAATCTTTTGGATCTTCCCGGAATTCGTTTTGTCAAAGGAGAAGGTTTTTTTTCCAAAAGAGGAGGACTTTATTTTGCGATTGCTCTTCCGTTACAGTTGAGAAAAATGCGACTCGATCTTTTTTGGGGAACCCAACAGGTATTTCCCCCTTTTCTTTCTAGAAAGACCGCAACCATTCTCACCTACAACGATCTGGTTGCGTATCGTTTTCCAAATACGATGAGAACTCTCGCGAGAATTCAGCAAAAATTTTATCTTGCCCGTTCCATCAAACGTGCGGACAAACTACTTCCTATTTCCGAATCCACACGAAACGAAGTAGCTGAATTCTTTCATGTCCCTTTAGAAAAGATGCAAGTCGTTTATCCCGGAATCGAGCTTTCCGAATTCAAAGGCCTGCTCAAGAAAAAGCCGGGCTACAGAGTAGATTCTCTTCCTAAGAAATTTTTCCTTTCGGTTTCGACCGTCGAACCCAGAAAAAATTATCAATTTTTGTATAATGCTTATGTTGAATATTCAAAATTCGTAAAATTGAATCGCAGGCTCTCCTGGGTAATCGGCGGAAAAGCCGGTTGGGAAGATCCTAAATTTATTGAAACTCTTCGAAGTCCGGAAAGCAGAGCCTTGGGCATCATTTGGATTGAAAGTCCGACCGATGTGGAGCTTGCTCACATGTACGAGAGGTGTGTTTTGTTCTTATTTTCTTCTTTGTATGAAGGATTCGGAATTCCACTTTTGGAGGCATTGAGTCTTCAAAAACCCGCGATCGTCACGGATCTTTCCGTCTTTCGAGAAATCGGCGGGGATAAAATTCAATATTTAAAACTAGAAGAAAAACTTTGGACTCTGGCGCTTTTGAATTTTTCTAAAAAGCCGTATTTGGGTAAGAAAGTGGACATTCGAAAATTCTATCGAAGCGCCGCCGCAAAAACAGTTTCGGATCAAATTCGAGAAGTTTTAAAATCAAAGAATCTGGTTTAA
- a CDS encoding TlpA disulfide reductase family protein, with protein sequence MRSFRPILLFIFFLGFACNFTKEESILYQLSLYDLDGHPSSLKEYKGKVLLLDVWASWCEPCKDAVPVLEKLSKDLQGKNGVLLGINTEPELSKEEHLKAAKEFGMTYPFFVDRDFTFINQYKVEGQPALIVFSPSGTLLKIQYGIREKDYPKLRANFSNWFSAP encoded by the coding sequence ATGCGGAGTTTTCGTCCGATTTTATTATTCATTTTCTTTCTGGGATTCGCCTGTAATTTTACCAAGGAAGAATCAATCCTCTATCAACTTTCCCTATACGACTTGGACGGACACCCGTCATCCCTTAAGGAATATAAAGGAAAAGTTTTACTTTTAGATGTTTGGGCTTCTTGGTGTGAGCCTTGTAAAGACGCGGTTCCGGTTTTAGAAAAACTTTCGAAAGATCTACAGGGAAAGAATGGTGTTCTTTTGGGAATCAACACCGAGCCGGAACTTTCCAAAGAGGAACACTTGAAAGCCGCGAAGGAATTCGGGATGACTTACCCGTTCTTTGTGGATCGGGATTTTACTTTCATCAATCAGTATAAAGTGGAAGGGCAACCCGCGTTGATTGTTTTTAGTCCATCGGGAACTCTCTTGAAAATTCAGTACGGCATCCGAGAAAAAGATTATCCGAAACTCAGAGCAAATTTTTCGAATTGGTTCTCCGCGCCATAA